The region GAATATGATAAGGGTAAATTTGAGCAAGTTCAGGATATTGAATATTGTTACTTGATTATGACATCTTTTCTGCTGCCCTGGCATAGTCAATTTAATAAAAATGTATCCTCAAAATTGTCACTGCGGGCAGTTCTGCCAGTTAAAACAGAAATGGTCATATGTATACTTTCTGTTTTATATCGAGATCTGACAGGTTTATGCTTCTGCAATGGTTGTGGCTCGTCATTATTTTCCACGAACTAAGCCTTGTGGTGTCTACTATTTACATTCCATATGTAGCAACTTTTCcatctcttgtttttttttcttttgccttccccataatatttttgtttctctcttttattcatATCTTTCCGAAACGTGAATGTGAAATATGAATGTGAATTTTTCCCATGTCTAGCAATTCTATTTCTGACACAGATTCTCCTCGGAGATAACTTCCCCTAGGGCATGTTTAGCTGGTTTCAGAAAGCTGCTCACCACTATTGACATCAATAATCCTGTATCTGGCTAGTTTATGCTGCATTCACTAAGACCACGGAATAACGATGTTTGAATTTCAGTTTGCAAAACAAATTCTGGTAAAAGTGAAAGATTATTCTCTTAATGCTTTGATGAATTGGGTACTGATTATTGTGATATTGAGTCTACCTTCTCTAGATACATAGAAACTCCCTCAAAAATTACATTCCCCTAGTAATCTATCATCATCTTCCCAAAACTATATTTTCtcattagcaaaaaaaaaattggtggcGGCGTATTGATAAGCACATTTCCTCCTCCTCTTTAATAAGAAGGAAAAACGGATATTGAGTAAAAATATAAAGCGAAGGAAAGGCTTCTTGAAagaactaatagaaaatgtctTCCAGAAAAAGGGGGGAAATTCATTAACAACAACACTATAGAGGTTCTACAAATAGGTCTAATTGTATAAGAAAAAAGGTTATACAACCAAAACAAATCAGGAGGAATATTTGTTAAACAGGATGAAACCAATTAATCTAATTCGTAGTATATCCTTGGACAACGAGATCAGAATTCCCGGGGACACCAAAAGATTTGATAGTATACCACAGTTTACTTTGAGAATGATCAGCTAGCTATCTCTGCTATCTCTGCTATCTCAGCTTTCTCTAGGCTTGCCATATAGGTGATGTAAATGGTCCACAAATATGAAAATGAATTGCTGACTAATGGCTGTCAAAATGAACAAATGTAGAAAATAATCAGttaacaaccagagcctaaaaacataaaaatagaaTGGAAAACTTGTGGCTATTTATGGTGGCACACACCATGCATCATCCAAATCTGCAAGCATGGCATGCAGTAAGAAAAGAAAGGTAAGAAGATATTAACACATACCTGTAAATGGACAGGAATGAATCTGAAAGTAATAAAATCACACAAAGGCCAGTACATAACGCCACTCAAAAACGTAGGAAGCAAATCCCGCTTTAAGCGTGCTACAATCTCCGTGCCAGTTTCACCTAGCAACCAAGGAAAGCTGTTTAGAACATTATAACTTGAAAGAATTGAACAGAAGATAAAATATGTCATGTATGTGTAGCAGAAAGATTTTGTTCACTAAGAATAGAAAAACGAAATGTTGAACAAGAAAAATGGAAGGATAATAATATCAAGAAAAAAATCCTCCCAGAAAATAAGGTAAGCCAAGGAAATccatatacaatatataaaaagGAATTGCATTACAAATATTATGCTATGAGAATTAGACATACCCTGCAAATGCGCATTAAATGAGAAGAAAATAACAGTCATGGCAGGTCCATAAAGTGTCTGACCCATGACCATTTTCATCAATGTAGAGAAAAGATCCGTCCTTGGGAAAAGCTTTGACATGAAATTGAACCAGAAATGCAGTGTTGGTCCTAAGATGATCATCCCATATCCCGCCATGCGTAAAGTTCTTACGAAATCAAAAGGTTCTGAAGATTGCCGCACAATAGCCTAAaagaattaaatattaaataccaTGAAAAGACAACAAAATGAGCGTCAAGTATGCAATATATAACCATGTGAAGCCACGTAATGGGTTGGTAACATTTATATGACCCGAGAAGGCCTCAAGTATGCAAAAGAACATGAACCAATATCAGTATTGGAGGAATTTCAGTGCAAGACAACCTTAAGGCTCCTCAAAAAGGTTACCCATATAACTTTCAGAAGGTTAAAGTGAGTAGCAAGACTACCATATTGCAAAAAAATGCATGCACTTTCAAGATATTATGCCACTGGGACATTCAAACCATACAGCAGCAATGAAGCACtggaaagaaaaatcaaaacaaggCTGAACAAATAAATCTTACTatgcaatatttttttttcctgtctCTTCATGattaatgtttttttcttcaaattatGACCTCCACCTAACATACAAATTACAGTGTCTAACAAAATACAGGTGACAGACAATAACCTTAGATAATTGGTTACTCCAAGGTAATTTACATGATTCTTAAGTATCAGtttctccattttcttcttTACATTGATTTGTTTCTTTATTTGATTAGGATTGGGAGTCTTAATTGCTTTTCATATTTTCCTAGAATAAGAGTCTAATATCACTATAAATAAGGGCAAATGCATCAATTTTTCCTATTCCCTCACTGTTTTCTTTTAATCAGAAACAAAACTTTCGGCACAGGCTTCACAAGAATTTTTGCTCGTGTCACTTTTCTCACCTAAACCAAACAATGGATTAGTGATTGTGCAATATACCAAAGGCCAGGCAAGAGTAAACATGGAAAATCAACAAAACGTTATCATGAATGTGAATGATATGATACTAGGGTAAAATAAGTGACAACACGCCAAAAAAAATAAGGACCTCTCtcaaaagtaaaaagaaaaggCCAAGGTTCTCCAAAACCAATGTGTTACTAGGTGAAATCAGAAAACTTATTTGTTTCAAGCATTCACCAAAAACCTTTGATCTTCAGTTCCATTCTCTTCTTTTCCTATGCTCTAACCTTACAACAAACCATAACCACTGTTGTGAAACTCAAAAGGTGATTGTCATTTCCTTACTTCAGCTTTATACACAGATTTCCTTTTCTTTCCTGTGATACACATATTGGACAGTTGGTTTTGCTATCTAACTCTGAAAAGTTTTAGTTTTTGGTCTTCACATAAGTTTGTTTGTGCTGCAAATCCTTCACATAAGTTTGTTTGTCGAATCAAAAGTgttgtaaatttttttaacaaGTTACATCTAAGAGTGATGTGTTAAGTCTATGCTTGCATAAAAGTAGCTCTTCCACTATCATCCCCTCTAAAATTCCTAGCTGGATCTCCATTTCCACAATTGATGCTACTACCTTACACCAGACTATTACAATTTTTACTTTCCCTAGAGTTCCATGCCACAGCTAATGAAACATTCACAAGTGAGCAGAACCATGcatcttataaaaaataaaataaataaataaacagtGACAGATACTCTAACAGGAGCTAATGAAGAAAAGGCAAGGGAATCAGGAACTCTCAGAATCATAGTTCCACAACCAAGGATTAGCATTAAGTTCCCATATTAACAAGATAATCTATTGCAGTTGAGTCGAATTCAATTTCATACGCGCTAAACAACATCAGACAAGGCATTCTTagaaatcaaatattaaacCCTAGTTGTTTTACAAGAAACATAAGCCAATTAATTCAACAACTACACTATGACCTCAAACTCAACTTTTCCTTCTCAGCTGAAACTAATGCACTTTCCATTCCTTTACAAAAATTACCAATcttcataaataaaaaactcaCATGTCCATGAAAAATAAGCAAACAAAACAGATAGGATAAAAATGACACTAGGGGATTACCTGGGAGGATAAATCAGCAGCAGTGTAAATAAGTGCAGAAGTAACACTTTTGGTGAGAATGGGCCGGGCTTTGATCATTCCCAAATACCAACCTACAAAACCAACCTTGGAGGCggaggcggcggcggtggttgaagaagaagaagaaaacgaaGAAGTGAACAAAGACGGTGATGACACTTGATATTCTCTAGGCTTCCTCAGGAAATGCGGTAATCGAAAGTAAGGTTTAGACTGCACTTTGTAAGGATCAATGACACGGTTCATGACATGGGAAAACTTGATGGGATTCTTAAGAAAAGAACTACCCATTTTGTTAGGGGTAACCTCAAAGAACACGAGTTTGCAGCTTTATGTCAAGTGTCGGAGTTCCTGGTTCATGGGAATTGGCGGTGCAAACTGCAGACAGAAATTGCAGGTGCGGCTTTAAACCCAGTTCTGCAATTCGCTTCTTAAACCTCAATGTCTTTGTTCTTTCCcacataaattattttattattattgttagaTGCTaaaaatattccttttatgaaattatattttgaatttttagtaTAAGAAACACCTAGGACAAACAACTTTGGTTAAGGAAATGGAGTCACTAATTTCATGCCACGTTTCAAACCTGCTCTTTCATTTTGTGCCACGTGTATATGTTGTGTTCTACATCAAAAGTCGATGGTCGACATATTTTTTCTAAGGTCGCCGATGTTGAAATTCAATTTTACCATCAActctataataatatataaatttgaGTTTATTCTATAGTGAAgttatcattttctttttttctatgAACTCacatttaacatttttttttacacgGAGAGGTTAAACCCCAAAAAAAACTAAGTACCCGACTCAAATGGTTAGGGAGACGTCCTCCCTGGTGTCTATTATAAGAAGACGATGACACCCGCCAAAAGGAGAGAGGAGAAGGTATAAATCCAAAAGGGAAAGACAAAGCTGCACTAGTTAATCAATCTGCCATAATATTTATGTGGGCAAAAGAGAAGGTGACATTCCCATGGAAGGCAACTCCATGATCAATCTTGTGGAGGATGTCCGCATACGGATGATTCGACTCATGATGAGAGGACACCAACCGAATCGCCTCAATCGAATCACTGTCTATAATAATATGAACGAAACTTCTCTTTAGGGTGATAATCACTGTTGAAAAAAATGACATTCAACTCAACAAGGAGAGGATTAGAGGTGCCTAAGTTGTTGTAGAACCCAATAATCCACTCGCGTTCAACATTGGGCAACGTTCCCCACAACTTGCCATCCTATTCTCCTTAACGATGTCGTCGACATTGAACTTCACTTTAACCGAACTCGGATGCTTCCACCGCTGCAGACCCTGGTCTCTTTTCCACTATCCATGCCACGCCCAGCCTGGTTCATGATGTGAGGACGCTCAAAATTTGAGGACTGATGCGAGAAGATCATAAGTGAGGTCTCCCTGTGCTTGACATCAATTGCAGTAGCTTGGATATGCGCCTAGGCACGTTGGGGATCCGGAGGCAGCTCTAGAACACGAATTCATTCCTCAACCTCCAAAGGGCCCAAGTTGTCGAGGAAAATCTGACCGACCACAAAATGGTAAGACACACAACTCCACAAACCTGCAAGTTTTGAGTCACTCAAGAACAAAAAtccaatgagaaaaaaacatgcACAATCGAGCCACGTAGTAGCCATGTCCAAAGAAGAGACAATGGATGACAGTCCGTGAGGACGTGTGGATCCGTTCCCATGGTCGTGCCACATGTCAAGCAGAGATTCGATGTTGCTAAACCGCGACACACCGAGTTATAAATTTCACACGCTCCAAATAAAAGTGAAACTCTCAAGTTTAATTTgattaaattcaattttttctaAGGTTTAAATAAACTTTTAATCCCTGAAAAATacatcatttttgtttattgtctctgaattttttattttgtctaACATACTCCAAAAATGACATGTTTTATTCTTAGTCATTGTCTTCACATTTTTCATCCAATCTAAATGAAATAAACACAATTAACGTAAAAGTATAAATGAATAAACACAATAGCCATTTAACCCATGTCATGTGTAATTTCCTTTCGGTTAGATGAAAGATATGATGGTAAGCACTAAAAACAAAATCTGTATTTTAGGAGGtgttaaacaattttttttttcagtgacaaaaaaaatgatgtatttTGCGAGGACTAAAAAATTATGTAAGCCTTTTTCTAAATTATAAGTTTCTATCTTTATAtagtttcaaattcaaatattcCTTTTTTTGACAGTAAATTCAAATATTCCTATACTTTGgagatttatttaaaataacaaaaagaaacagaagataTTATTGGGTCCAAGTCTCGCACAGAAGATATTGATCCCAATCCCGAACAGAGGCAGAGATACCTACATACAATGTCGTCGTCATTTTTAAGGTTAAGGAACTGTCCGTTTCTTTCCAAACccacttttcttctttcttttcattatcACTCTCACGATAGTGTTGATGATGCCGTCTCCAACTTCAATCGCTTGCTCCGAATGAGTCCCACCCCATCCATCATTGAGTTTAACAAGATTTTAACTTCCCTCGTGAAAACCAAGCATTACCGCACTGCAATTTCCCTTTCTCACCAATTGGACTTCACTGGAATTACTCCTAACATTTTCACTTTCACCATCTTGATCAATTGTTACTGCCAACTAGCTCAAATACCTTTCGCATTTTCTGTACTCGCTAAAATTCTCAAGAAGGGTTATCAGCCCAACACTGTCACCTTCACTACACTTATCAAAGGCCTCTGTGTTAAGTGTCAAGATTTCTATTATACTTTGTTTAGCTGACTAAACTATGACTATGCTATTTTTAAATCTCTATGCAGGAATCACATGACCAACTCTCATTTGTAAAAACTGTACTCTCTCTCTTAATAATTTCTACTGAAGGAACGTGTATCATATGCCAAAACGCACTATTGGCAGAGAGTGATATCCATGGATTCTAGAAACTTGTTGCGCTTTCTGGTTCTTTCACTCAGTGTAGCACTAGTTTTGCTTGTAACAACAAGGCTTCATATTTCCCATTTTTTAGTAATAGTGGATTTTAATATGTGAAGATTGATTTTCTTCTGGGGTATGGTTATCTTTAAGTCAGGTCTGATGGTTGTATGTTATTCTTACCTATCATTTTTATGTTCAACTCTAGCAACATTTGACCCCATAGTTCATGTTTCCTTGGCCTTGATCCCGGTAAAGAAAAGGTCTTTGCCATTAAAACCTCGAATTCTTGAAGTCCATAAGAACCAATTTCAATATTCCTTTTTCATACTAAGGCTTGCCTTCGGACTTTGTAGCATATTCACTTACCTTAAATGCATCATGTTGAACGTTCTTTTTATTCCAACATCACCTCTACAATGCACATAAGTACATATCCCAAACCAGCATGATTCATTTTGTTTATCTGTGAAGAAGAAGTGGGGTGGTGTTGTTTTCAAGGTTGAATCCTTCCTACCCTGCACCTCTCAGATCAGTTAGTTGTATACATTGATACCGTTCAAATCAATTTGCACCAAAACAATGATAGTCTAAATTCATGCATCGGTTTTcgtgttttctttcctccccctttctttccacccaaccaaacatagcataAAACTAATCAATTACTCACTTCACCTAAAATGAATCCAACAAAAAAAACTTCTTGAAAA is a window of Lotus japonicus ecotype B-129 chromosome 5, LjGifu_v1.2 DNA encoding:
- the LOC130721197 gene encoding uncharacterized protein LOC130721197, coding for MGSSFLKNPIKFSHVMNRVIDPYKVQSKPYFRLPHFLRKPREYQVSSPSLFTSSFSSSSSTTAAASASKVGFVGWYLGMIKARPILTKSVTSALIYTAADLSSQAIVRQSSEPFDFVRTLRMAGYGMIILGPTLHFWFNFMSKLFPRTDLFSTLMKMVMGQTLYGPAMTVIFFSFNAHLQGETGTEIVARLKRDLLPTFLSGVMYWPLCDFITFRFIPVHLQPLVSNSFSYLWTIYITYMASLEKAEIAEIAEIAS